The following is a genomic window from uncultured Hyphomonas sp..
TTTCTACAATGAAATCAGCCTTGTGGTGCACCTCGTCATCCCCGCGGCGATCTATCTGATCGTCTGGGCGGCAGGCGGCTCGCTGGTGCTGACGGCGCTGCTGCATGCGAGTGTGGTGATCGGCCGGGCGATCCAGTTCCATGCCACCGTCTATGGCATCAACGTGCTGGGCCACCTGAAGACGCCGGTCTGGGCGGATCATCTGATCGGCCTTCTGACCGGCGGCGAAGCCTTCCACGACCACCACCATTCCGAACCGACCAGCGCGCTGCACCGTCCGCGCAAGGGCGTCTGGAACCGGATCGTCGATTATAACGGCACGATCCTGCTGGTGATGGAGAAAATCGGCTGGGTCCGGAACCTGCGCATCGCACCGCAATTTGCCTGATCACTGGCCCGGAAGGGCAATATAAAACACCGTATAAACACCGTTTATACACCATATATAGCGGCCAGATTTGGCCGGGTGCGGACCAAAATAGAGAGACCGGGAGCGCGCAAGCCTTCCGGTCTTTTTTATTTTTTCACTTGTGCAGACCGAACCTCTCCCCATCTCGGCTGACGGGCCGGGGGGCCAGCAGAGGAGGGACTCCCATGGCCCAGACAGTCACAGAGACAAATCCCCAGGCCAAAATACACTCCTATATCCTACTCGACCGCACCGGCTCCATGTCGTCCATCTGGGACGAGGCGCTAAGTTCGGTGAATGCCTACGCGTCCAGCATCGCCGGGCAGGCCGGGGACGTCGTTCCCCAGGTCACGCTTGCGGTATTCGACGCGCAGGACGGCCTGCAGTTCGGCGTGCTGCGCCGCGCCGTCCAACCGGACGGCTGGCAGCCGGTCACCGACAAGGAAGCGAGTCCCCGCGGCATGACGCCCCTGTTCGACGCGATCGCGCGGCTGATCTCCATGGCAGAGGCCGATAATCCGGAAAAGGCCGTCATCGTCATCATGACCGACGGGGCGGAGAACGCCTCCCGCGAAGTAACGAAGGACGGCGTGAAGGCCGCGCTCGGCCGGGCGGAAAAGCGCGGCTGGGAAGTGGTCTTCCTCGGCGCGGAGTTTGCCAACTTCTCGGATGCCGACGCGGTCGGCATCTCGGCGCGCAAATCCATGGCGATGGGCCGGGGGCGGATGTCGGAGTCGATGACCCGGCTCGCCCGCAAGAGCCAGGTCTATTATGCCTCGGAGGCAAGCGCGCCCGTCGTGTTCGACGAAGCCGACCGGGAAGAGGCCGGCGAAGCCGACGTTCAGGAGAGAACCGGAGAGAAGCGAAAAGGCTTCTTCATGCGAAAGA
Proteins encoded in this region:
- a CDS encoding vWA domain-containing protein, which codes for MAQTVTETNPQAKIHSYILLDRTGSMSSIWDEALSSVNAYASSIAGQAGDVVPQVTLAVFDAQDGLQFGVLRRAVQPDGWQPVTDKEASPRGMTPLFDAIARLISMAEADNPEKAVIVIMTDGAENASREVTKDGVKAALGRAEKRGWEVVFLGAEFANFSDADAVGISARKSMAMGRGRMSESMTRLARKSQVYYASEASAPVVFDEADREEAGEADVQERTGEKRKGFFMRKK